A stretch of the Salminus brasiliensis chromosome 19, fSalBra1.hap2, whole genome shotgun sequence genome encodes the following:
- the grhpra gene encoding glyoxylate reductase/hydroxypyruvate reductase isoform X1 — translation MSAQTPLRVFVTRRLPREGMELLQRAAMCAGLPGAVENPVKALLAAGTALTEFAAGAAERGLMTRCTVSVWDSDEPVPRAELLKGVEGAHGLLCLLSDRIDTEVLDAAGPSLKVISTLSVGFDHLAIDEIKKRGIRVGYTPDVLTDATAELTVALLLATARRLPEGIQEVKSGGWSTWKPLWLCGYGLSGSTVGVIGLGRIGLAIARRLKPFGVKRLLYSGRQPKPQAQEVDGEYVPLDTLLCESDFVVVSCALTPDTQGLCNKAFFSKMKNTAVFINTSRGAVVNQEDLFEALSTGLIAAAGLDVTTPEPLPTDHPLLTLKNCVVLPHIGSATYSTRGIMAQLAANNLLAGLTGDAMPSELKM, via the exons ATGAGCGCACAGACACCCCTGAGAGTGTTCGTGACCAGGCGGCTTCCTCGGGAGGGGATGGAGCTCCTGCAGAGAGCAGCAATGTGCGCAGGTTTACCTGGAGCGGTGGAGAACCCGGTCAAAGCTCTGCTGGCTGCTGGAACTGCTCTTACAGAGTTTGCAGCCGGAGCAGCTGAGAGAGGTTTAATGACAAG ATGTACCGTGTCGGTATGGGACTCTGATGAGCCTGTTCCTCGAGCAGAGCTCCTCAAAGGTGTGGAAGGAGCTCATGGCCTTCTCTGCCTGCTCTCTGACCGGATCGACACTGAGGTTCTGGACGCAGCAG GCCCCAGCCTGAAAGTGATCAGCACTCTGTCTGTGGGATTTGACCACCTCGCCATTGATGAGATAAAGAAACG aggGATACGAGTGGGCTACACTCCAGATGTGCTGACTGATGCTACAGCCGAGTTGACTGTTGCTCTGCTGTTGGCTACCGCTCGACGTCTGCCTGAGGGAATACAGgaggtcaaaag TGGCGGCTGGAGCACGTGGAAGCCGCTGTGGCTGTGTGGATATGGCCTTTCCGGCAGCACGGTTGGGGTGATTGGTCTGGGACGCATAG GCCTGGCCATCGCACGGAGGCTGAAGCCATTTGGAGTGAAGAGGCTGCTTTACTCGGGACGGCAGCCCAAACCACAGGCCCAAGAAGTGGACGGAGAATACG tgcCGTTGGACACGCTCCTGTGTGAGAGTGACTTTGTGGTGGTGTCCTGCGCTCTGACCCCTGACACTCAGGGACTGTGCAATAAGGCCTTTTTCAGCAAGATGAAGAACACCGCAGTCTTCATCAACACCAGCAG AGGAGCTGTTGTGAATCAGGAGGACCTGTTTGAAGCCCTCTCTACAGGACTGATCGCTGCAGCCGGGCTTGATGTGACAACCCCAGAGCCACTGCCCACTGACCATCCCCTACTGACCCTCAAAAACTGTG TGGTTCTCCCTCACATTGGCAGTGCCACCTATTCCACACGTGGCATCATGGCTCAGCTGGCCGCTAACAACCTGCTGGCCGGCTTGACTGGAGATGCGATGCCCAGCGAACTGAAGATGTAG
- the grhpra gene encoding glyoxylate reductase/hydroxypyruvate reductase isoform X2, with protein sequence MSAQTPLRVFVTRRLPREGMELLQRAAICTVSVWDSDEPVPRAELLKGVEGAHGLLCLLSDRIDTEVLDAAGPSLKVISTLSVGFDHLAIDEIKKRGIRVGYTPDVLTDATAELTVALLLATARRLPEGIQEVKSGGWSTWKPLWLCGYGLSGSTVGVIGLGRIGLAIARRLKPFGVKRLLYSGRQPKPQAQEVDGEYVPLDTLLCESDFVVVSCALTPDTQGLCNKAFFSKMKNTAVFINTSRGAVVNQEDLFEALSTGLIAAAGLDVTTPEPLPTDHPLLTLKNCVVLPHIGSATYSTRGIMAQLAANNLLAGLTGDAMPSELKM encoded by the exons ATGAGCGCACAGACACCCCTGAGAGTGTTCGTGACCAGGCGGCTTCCTCGGGAGGGGATGGAGCTCCTGCAGAGAGCAGCAAT ATGTACCGTGTCGGTATGGGACTCTGATGAGCCTGTTCCTCGAGCAGAGCTCCTCAAAGGTGTGGAAGGAGCTCATGGCCTTCTCTGCCTGCTCTCTGACCGGATCGACACTGAGGTTCTGGACGCAGCAG GCCCCAGCCTGAAAGTGATCAGCACTCTGTCTGTGGGATTTGACCACCTCGCCATTGATGAGATAAAGAAACG aggGATACGAGTGGGCTACACTCCAGATGTGCTGACTGATGCTACAGCCGAGTTGACTGTTGCTCTGCTGTTGGCTACCGCTCGACGTCTGCCTGAGGGAATACAGgaggtcaaaag TGGCGGCTGGAGCACGTGGAAGCCGCTGTGGCTGTGTGGATATGGCCTTTCCGGCAGCACGGTTGGGGTGATTGGTCTGGGACGCATAG GCCTGGCCATCGCACGGAGGCTGAAGCCATTTGGAGTGAAGAGGCTGCTTTACTCGGGACGGCAGCCCAAACCACAGGCCCAAGAAGTGGACGGAGAATACG tgcCGTTGGACACGCTCCTGTGTGAGAGTGACTTTGTGGTGGTGTCCTGCGCTCTGACCCCTGACACTCAGGGACTGTGCAATAAGGCCTTTTTCAGCAAGATGAAGAACACCGCAGTCTTCATCAACACCAGCAG AGGAGCTGTTGTGAATCAGGAGGACCTGTTTGAAGCCCTCTCTACAGGACTGATCGCTGCAGCCGGGCTTGATGTGACAACCCCAGAGCCACTGCCCACTGACCATCCCCTACTGACCCTCAAAAACTGTG TGGTTCTCCCTCACATTGGCAGTGCCACCTATTCCACACGTGGCATCATGGCTCAGCTGGCCGCTAACAACCTGCTGGCCGGCTTGACTGGAGATGCGATGCCCAGCGAACTGAAGATGTAG